A window of Gemmatimonadales bacterium genomic DNA:
GGGAGAGCAGCAGGTTCGCCGCCCCGCGCTCCACGCCACGGACACGGATGAGGTCGTCCGCCGTAACGGTCGGCTGCTCCAGGGCCGCTAGGGCACTCAATGCTCCGCGTTCGGTTTCGCCAAGCCCGCTGGCCAATATCGCCATTATGTATCTTCTTAGTGCCTGAAATAGCTTATTGATTAATGGCGCTAAGTAGATGCGGCAACCCAACATCCTGCTGCCCAAACCGTTGGGACATTCGGTCGGCACGCAGAGGCAACGGATGGCGCTGGTGGTTCGTGGCGGGGATTTCGTCGCGGGGATGATCGTCTACCTGGAGTAGGAGGGTCGCGGCGGTGCGCGCGTTCTACGCGCCGGCGGTCGAACGGGCAGGGTCTCTTCGTCCACCCGGTATCGGACCCCGCGGTGATCGCCGGGAACGGGACCATCGGCCTCGAGATCCTGCGAGGACCTGCCGGACGTGGACGCGGTGCTCGTGCCCTACGCGTCACGGTCCGTCTCGCGCCGGTACGGCCACCCGCCCGCCCGCCGGCGCGCCCGCCCGCCCGCCGCCGGCCCTGAGCCTCAGGCGATAGCGGCTTCGGGCCTCGCGTCCGGGCCCTGGCCTCGCATCCGCATCAGCGTCAGCATCAGGACGCCGCCGCGCCCGTCCGTTCCGGCGCGCGCCGCACGGCGACGATCAGCAGCGCCCCCGCGATCGCGGCACCGATGGCGACCCGGGCGATGGCGTCATCCGTCAGCCAGAGCAGGCCCAACACCCCGTCGAGCGAGAAGTCGCCGGGCCCCGTGAAGGCCAGCACCAGCACCCCCATCCCGTAGAGCATCGGCATCTCGATCCCGTTGCCGGTCACGAAGAAGCCGTTGCGGACGTGGACCGTGAGCGCCGCGACGAGCATCACCAGCAGCATCGCCGCCGGTCCGACCGGCCCGAGAAGACCGAGCGCCAACAGCAGGCCACCCCCGGTCTCGCCGAACCCCGCCGCCAGCGCGAAGAGGCGACCCGGGCGGAGGCCGAGCATCTCGAAGAACTGGCCGGTGCCGGCGAGGCCGTGACCCCCGAACCAGCCGAAGAGCTTCTGGGCACCGTGCGCGGCCAGGCCCAGACCGAAGAAGAGCCGCGCGATCAGCAATGCGGTGTTCATACTCGACCTTTCACTACTGAAGCATCAGAGCCGAAAAAAGGCCCGCGCTACTTTAGCGCGGACAGCGCCCGCAGGAATGCCGCGCGTGCGGTGACCGGCACCTTGGCTGCCACGTCGCGCTGGATCTCCGCCACCACCACGGCCCCAGCGGCCTCCCGCTGGACCCCGAGGGCGGTGAGCACCGCCCGCACCGTCCGGCGATCGGCGGGATCGTCCTCGCGGCGCACCAGCCCATCCGCTTCCAGGCGATCCACCAGCTGCGTGACGTTCGAGCGCACGCAGCTCAACCGGCCGGCAAGGTCCGTCAGCGTCAGCGGCCCGGCCGCCGCCAGCTGCTGCAGCACCCCGTACTTCGCGGGCGAGAGACCGTGCACGCCGAGCGCCGCGTCGAGCTGGTCCTCGACCTCGCGCGCCGCGTGGATCAGCGCCCACAACATCGCTGGGCCGGGCCCCGCGCTCTCCTGGGCACCGGTGGGCTGGGTGGCGGTTGCCGGCGCGATTCGAGATTGCTTCATTGCTGAATAGTACAGCACTGGCCGCTCCAGTCAAGCTCCGGGCCCCGCTGGCTCCTGGTTAGGGCTCCCCTACGAACTCGACGAGGATCTGCGGCACCGAGAGGAAGTGCCGGTCGAGGGTGGGCACCGGTACGCCGTGCTCCAGTGGCCGCACTCGGGGTTCCATGTCCACGATGCCGTGTGGGTGCCGGACGACGACCGCGCCTTCGCGCGCCGGCTCGCCCGGTACTGCGCTGGCCGTCCTTGAAGAGCGCCACCTGGGGTGACGTGGGACCCATACGTGCACTCCACCCGGGATGGAATGGTCATGAAGATCGACCATCACGATCGTGCCGTGATGGAGGCCGGAGTTCTCCCAGGCTGAGAGGGACACAAAGATCGTAAGCTGATTGACGTAGCCGGTCTGTGGGTCCCGGTCCTCACCAACCTGTATCTCGATGTACGCATGTTCCGCGAGCTCGCCGAGAAGAGCTCGCCCCATGGCGGTCGGCGCGGCCGCGTCTACCGGCCCGTAACTTGACTACCGAGGCGATATTCGGTATTCTAGAATACAGAACATACGCTAAGCGGAGACGTAAATGATTGCTGACCGTGCTGTTGCACTCAAGCCGATTGACGTCCCTGTGG
This region includes:
- a CDS encoding MarR family transcriptional regulator; translation: MKQSRIAPATATQPTGAQESAGPGPAMLWALIHAAREVEDQLDAALGVHGLSPAKYGVLQQLAAAGPLTLTDLAGRLSCVRSNVTQLVDRLEADGLVRREDDPADRRTVRAVLTALGVQREAAGAVVVAEIQRDVAAKVPVTARAAFLRALSALK
- a CDS encoding DoxX family protein, whose product is MNTALLIARLFFGLGLAAHGAQKLFGWFGGHGLAGTGQFFEMLGLRPGRLFALAAGFGETGGGLLLALGLLGPVGPAAMLLVMLVAALTVHVRNGFFVTGNGIEMPMLYGMGVLVLAFTGPGDFSLDGVLGLLWLTDDAIARVAIGAAIAGALLIVAVRRAPERTGAAAS